A segment of the Scophthalmus maximus strain ysfricsl-2021 chromosome 11, ASM2237912v1, whole genome shotgun sequence genome:
ttccccttgtaCCCATTCTTCTCTATACCCCCATTCTCTCAGTTTGCACCAACTTCCCaccccttgtctcctcccccaGTGCCTTACACTCCTTCCTGCatctcttccacctcctcctactctctatccctctccctTTTCTGCTTACCCTCATGTTTCAGGGTCAGAGGCAGATGCAACGTAGGCCTTAAgcactctctccctcagccctaAACAGCCTTGGGCCTCGAGACAATGGTATGTGGCTGGACATGCGCACCAGACACCAGGCCTCAGGGTGAACTGGGAGACTGGCTGCCTGTCTGCTCTACAACCGGACTGCTGCACTGAGGCTAGTCGAGCACAGGCAGCGGTGTCTTTATAGGCCTGCCGAAAGGGGAAATGTATTCCCTAAATGACTAGATCTattgtgtgtgaaatgttaCACTTAGACTGCCACTTGACAGGCTGTTGAAACGAGCGGAACAGTGTCGTTGTAATGTCACGTGTGTTTCTGTTAGTTTGGGTTGGGCACATCAATCAGTCTCATgagatattttgttttcctccattatcagctgctgctgctgctgcgttccaAACCGTTGCATCCTCACGTCACTTGTGATCGAATCCTGAGTTGTCTGTTTGCTTCTTTCGCCGGCGTGTCACAGGGAGAGaccagaaagaaatgaaaaaatgcaaTATGTCTCTTTTGTTTACCCGAGTGTCAAAAAATGTGTATTAGCTCGTAGATTCACATATGCCATGCACACATTCTTAGAAAAAAAGATAGGTGGGTTTGTTGAAGCAGATGTTAGCAATGcatctgtgtgagtgttgaGCCTTTGCTCGCCTTGAGCACTACAGGGACTTTGGGACCGCTTGACTTTATTTAATCCAGACACTCTCACAACTGGTCACCAACATGACCTATTTCACACATGACACAACAATCACCAGGATGTTACATAGGATAAAATCTATTTAAcatcgtgcgtgcgtgcgtgcgtgcgtgcatgtgtgtatagGTCATTTGTAATGATGTGGGTCTTCGCCTTGGCTTCCATACGTATCTGTTAATTTTACACCCTTTGTCAGCTCAGTAGGCAGCTATTTCAAGCATGTCACAACAGTTCACTCCGCAGAGATACACTTCACAGCAACCTTTGCAATGGCAGAGCTCACAAACCCACCTGAAATCCTTTTTGACCTTCAAAAGGACACGTATAAAGTTTAGTATGTAGTAAATCTCGGCTGCCACCGATAAGTGTATTCGCACTGAATTTAAATGACTGCAGTTCATAAGAAACCATTACTGGTCAACCTTTCATTTTCATGTCCGTGAACCTGGTTGCTGCGTACTAGCATAGGAGTGGATCTTGTAGATGATTAGCAGGCTGGATGCATGTTCTGTTTAGCCAGTGGACCATAGCCAAGGGCAGcaggtcatgtttttttgtggctgaTTGCAGTTGAGGCTGCCTGCTCTGTAATGTGAACATGAGCAGGTCAGGACACAGGTGCGCTTTTAACCTGCTGACTTGGGCTCTTTGAATTCCACACCAGCAGTTCTGTGCATACTGCAATAACTTAAATATTAACAGTCAATGCACCTAATACACGTAAATGTAGAGTAAATAATTACAGGAGAGACTTGAAAGAGAAGACCTTGAATTAACCATAATTCCAACGTCCTATATCTATTCGAATGCATCGCCCAGCAAGTTTAGCTGAATACAAAACACACTGCACCTTATTATTGCAGGGACTGGGTCTGTGTCTGCACACCCTGATACATTTTTCATGCAAGTTCCCACtacaaacacaagacacacacaacattctTTTTGATATTGATTTCCATTCCTGGCATTTGGTTTTACACCTGGTGAAGCACAAGAGGGATCTTGCCTCTGTAGTGTTAATTTATAGTCTGATTGGAATTTGCTTTAGAGGAATTCATTGTTTCAAGGCTTTAATACAGTATAGCTCTCAGCTTTCAACTTTGATTAGTCGCACTCTTGCGTTTCGTATACAGTATAATAGTTATAATAGCATTAATAGTTATGTGGTAGTTGTGGGGTTATGTTCATCTAAAGTGTGTTCCAGTGTAGTGCGTTTCTTTTCTCCtactgtttccttttcattgaCTTCCCCTCTGGTGTTGCACTGTTGGACTTTGAAGTTCATCTTTGCGCATCCACAGTTCTCTATTGTTTGACAAACTCAATTCAGCAGCAGTGAAGGCTTTGTCTGCTTTTGTGCTCTCCGTCAAAAGAGTTATTCATAATTAATAGTAGTTTTAATGTCGGTTTTACTACATTAATGCTTCAGACATGGAGGGGGAGGTCTCGTACTGTAAGTCTGTATGCTCGCTGTTGTACAGCATTGGGAGATTTTTGCTCCTTACAAAATGTGCTGTCAAAGAGTGGAGCATTCCATAAAGAGCATCTCAAAtccctcattttctccctcattattttatttttaggtcTGATCTCCTAACGTAATAAATGATATTGAGACTGCTCAAATAAGTTTCTATGTGTGTTCCTGGGTGCATGTGTTCTTTCTTGACATCACGGAACCAGATTGTTGCATCTGCTGTAGGTAAATAAGTAATATTAGTGATTGTACATCAGCCTGCTATGATCTGTTTGCAGAGTGCTATTTGGTGTGGAACataggaaaacatgtttttgatgGAGACAAGTCAGCCAACAGGCAGTGCAGccttttaaaatgcagatgGTTTTCCCTAGTTGGCCAATTAGAAACTTCAGCTCTGGAACACTTAACTGCTTTcatcttcttgtgtgtgtgtgtgtctcatttgGGGTACAGGGCACTTAGTGAGCCTgttttcaaagtgtgtgtgtgtgtgtgtgtgtgtgtgtgtgtgtgtgtgtgtgtgtgtgtgtgtgtgtgtgtgtgtgtgtgtgtgtgtgtgtgtgtgtgtgtgtgtgtgtgtgtgtgtgtgtgtgtgtgtgtgtgtgtgtgtgtgtgtgtgtgtgtgtgtgtgtgtgtgtgtgtgtgtgtgtgtgtgtgtgtgcgcacatttATGTCTATTTTCTGCGATAGCGAAAAACCTATATAACGTTTTTTCAGCTGGCAGTTAGATGACCAACCACACTGTAAGATGTCAGATAATAAGCCGAAACACATATCATGTCTTGGCGAACGTCAAATGTGGAAGGCTCCATTGTAAGCACTGTAGTATAAAAGTTAGGAGTTAAATGggtaaaaaatgcattttactaAGCTACATCTGTGTTAAGTAATGTGCAGCATTCCAGCAGCTTTACCACTGACCTCAATCTTTTCAGGAAACATTCAGTGGAGAAATAGGATCACAGATTAAACATTATTAACAGCACATAGGCACAACTTAAGAACCTGATGAGAGACACACTAGCTCTCTAATAATAAAGCCTTTGGAATggaatgttttttatataattctGTAGATTAATTatatctcttctctctccctctttgtatCTCTTTCATGCAGGGCCAGACCCCAGTCCAGTGAGCTTCCATTGCATGGAAACCCTCCTTCCTTGGCAGCCTCGTCCTCTCCCTAGAGCTAGCGACCAGCATGGCAGGATGAGTCTCTGCCAGCTATGATGATGGCCAAAAAGCAAGATGTCCGGGCACCCACCTACAACCTGGTTGTGGTTGGGCTGTCTGGCacggagaaggagaaaggcCAGTGCGGTGTGGGCAAGTCCTGCCTGTGTAACCGCTTTGTCCGACCAAGTGCAGATGACTTCTACCTAGACCACACCTCTGTTCTGAGTACGAGTGACTTTGGGGGGCGTGTAGTGAACAATGACCACTTCCTGTTCTGGGGAGAGGCTGGGAGGACCATGGAGGAGGGGCCAGAATCCCGTATGAATGTGGTGGAGCAGACAGAGTTCATTGATGATCAGACGTTCCAGCCGCACCGAAGCACGGCCCTCCAGCCTTACATCAAGAGGGCAGCTTCCAACAAGCTTGCATCGGCTGAGAAGCTCATGTACTTTTGCACAGATCAGCTGGGGCTGGAGCAGGACTTTGAGCAGAAACAGATGCCTGAAGGCAAGCTTATGGTGGATGGATTCCTACTCTGTGTGGACGTTAGCAGGGGTATGAACCGTAGCTTTGAGGACCAGATGAAGTTTGTCACCAACCTGTACAACCAGCTAGCCAAAACGAAGAAACCTGTGGTACTGGTTCTTACCAAATGTGATGAAGGAGTTGAGCGCTATATTAAAGACTCACACACCTTTGCCCTAGCCAAGAAAAACCTACAGGTGGTAGAAACATCAGCACGCTCTAATGTAAATGTTGACCTAGCTTTTCTTACACTGATTCAGCTAATAGACAAGGGTAGGGGAAAGCCGAAAATTATCCCTTACTTTGAGGCATTGAAACAGCAGAGTCAACAAATTGCCTCAGCCAAAGACCGCTATGAGTGGCTGGTGAACCGTATTGTGAAGAACCACAATGAGACCTGGCCCGCTGTTAGTCGTCGCATGCAGTCTGCCCCTGAGTACAAGGACTATGTTTTCCTTGAGGGGACAGCGAAAGCCAAGAAGCTCTTCCAACAGCATGTGCATAGACTTAAACAAGATCATATAGAGAAACGTAGGAAGGCATATCTAACTACTCTACCACAGGCCCTTTCTGTACTGTTACCAGAGTTGGATGAGATAGACCACCTCAGCTGGTCAGGAGTTCAGAAAGTCCTTGAGACAAAGAGAGATTTCTCACAATGGTTTGTAGTACTAGATGACACCCCTTGGGAGACCACACCACACATTGATAACATGGAGGATGATCGAATCCCCCAGGACCTTCTGGAGACCCCTGCAGCTGAAGCTATCTATGAGACACAACTGGAGCAGCTTAGGAATGAGCGCAAACGGGCTGAGATGAGATGGGAGTTCAAGGAGAAGCTAAGTATGTCTCCTTTCATTACACCAGGGAAACCCTGGGAGGAGGCCCGAAGCTTCATCATGAATGAAGACTTTTACCAGTGGCTGGATGAGGCCGAATATCTGGATATCTACAACAAACACCAGAAAGAAATCATAGATCGGGCCAAAGAGGACTTTCAGGAACTGCTTCTTGAATACTCTGAGCTCTTTTATGAACTGGAAGTGGATGCAAAGCCAAGTAAAGAGAAAATGGGAGCAATTCAGGAGGTGTTGGGTGAGGAGCAAAGGTTTAAAGCCCTCCAGAAGCTGCAAGCAGAAAGGGATGCTCTGGTATTGAAACATATCCACTTTGTCTACCATCCCACAAAGGATACCTGTCCCAACAGCCCCCACTGTGTTGACAGTAAGATAGAGCAGATATTGGCCTCCAGATTCCCTACCCGTTATCCATCATCAGACAGTTCAAGATTGGATGGGGGGAGGGCCGAGCGGATAAATCTTGTCATCCTAGGGAAAGATGGGCTTGCCAGAGAAATGGCAAATGAGATAAGGGCCTTGTGCACCAGTGACGACCGGTACGTGTTAGATGGTAAGATGTATGAGTTAGCCCTCCGTCCTATCGAGGGCAACGTACGTCTGCCAGTCAATTCATTCCACACACCAACTTTTACACCCCATGGTTGCCTCTGTTTGTACAACTCAAAAGAATCCCTATCGTATGTTGTTGAGAGTATAGAGAAGCTTAGGGAGTCAACTATAAGcagaagagaaagggaaaacaGCTTAGCCCAACTCCCGCTGACCCTACTTCTGGTCACCAAGCGGGGGGTGGGGTCCATAGGGGATATTGGGGGGGAGACAGCTCAGACTCTTATCCAACAAGGGCATCAGGTGGCTGGAAAGTTGCAATGTACATACCTTGACCCCGCCTCTCCAGGTATGGGCTATGCGCGCAATGTCAGTGAGAAGCAGATCAACCAGATGTTGAGGGGCCTCTTGGAATCAAGGAGAAACATTGGGAGCTATGGCAGCTCTCCTCCCTTGCCCCCTCCATCCTCTGCCTTCAGAGATTCTCAGTCCCAGCCAGTCCTAGAGGCAGACCTGAGGATAGTCATGTGCCTGATGTGTGGAGACACGTATGACCTAGACCAGCTCCTTGCTCCCTTCTTGTTGCCCCAGCATTGTCGTCCTGCCTCTACTCTTAGTAGTGGCACCTCCATTCTGCTGGATCTCACTATAGGAGGGCAGAGGCAGAATATTGAGCTGTCACTACTCTCTTTCCATTCCTCATTTTCCCTCCGCAAGACCAGGCTGATCCATGGCTACATTGCTGTTTACTCTTCTCGCCGCAAGGCCTCTATGGAGACATTATGTGCTTTCCTGTGTGAGGTCCAAGACATCATCCCAGTCCAGTTGCTAGCTGTAGGGGAGAGTCAGATGGAGCTTTCAGACTCTGAGTCAGCTAAGGAGCAGGTGAGTCAGGGAGATGAACTTGCCCATGAAATAGAGGCCAGGTTTAACACAGTAATATGTGGACATGGTGGGGTAGTAGGGGGGCTCCACAAGATAGACCTTTTCCAGCCCTTCCTCAAGGACGTGGTAGAGAAGCGCACTATTGTTGAGGCAACACACATGTATGATCATGTGGCTGAGGCATGTACTAATGAGAGCATCAGCCCTCGCTGTGGCTCTCCTAGTCCAGTGAACATTCTTATGGACTCAGAGGATGATATCGACCCATCACCACCTTACCCATCCCTGAGGGAGGATGGTAGCCTAAGTTCTCACCTTGGAAGCTTCAAGCTGCCAGATCTGGATTCAAGTGATACCCTCTCTGTCATTTCTGAGCTCAGCACCTTTGAGAGCAAGCTTAACAACAAGATTCCTCCTCAAGTGAAGCCCAAGCCTGTCCGTAAGGTTAACCTCAGCCCCTACATGGACCAGCAAGGTGGCACCAACCGCCGCTCCTTGCCCCAAGCTGTCACCTGGGCTCCAGGTAGCGAAGGTGGTTATGACCCCTCAGACTATGCAGAGCCCATGGATGCTGTGAGCAAACCTCGACttacagaggaggagaataTTTACTCCGTCCCTCATGACAGCACACAGGGCAAAATTATCACCATCCGCAACGCCAACAAAGGTCACTCCAATGGGAGTGCTGGAGGGAATGGTTCAGACAGTGAGGCTGATAGCAGCTCTCTGGAGCGCAGGAGAAAATTGTCTGCCATTGGGGTAAAACCTAAGCTTTACAGAGACCGATCCAAACGGCTTGGAAAGTTCAGCAGTTTTAGAACGAGCTTCTCCATAGGCAGTGATGATGAGATGGGAGGTCCACCCAAGGCAAGTCAGGATGATGGAGTAGCCCAAAAGGACAACTCCATTGAGGAGATCGAGGACCCCAAAAGGAGGAATATCCTTAAGAGCCTGCGCAGAAATACGAAGGTTGGTGTTTTTacatctatattttttatttatgttatttatttagacatattgattaaatatgcaaatatgtctCGACTATGTTAAGTGTTTAAAAACGTTTTTACATCTTGGATTGAGaagattttaaattaattaattgatatttaatatttaatttaaatttcagACAAAACAGCAGTTAACAAGtgcaattttcaaaatgtttgtcttgGTACCCATTCACTGCCCAAATAGATCGCTTatataaaaattgtttttgcaaCTAAAGATCCAATTCGAAATGTACAGTGCCCCCCCCAATAATTGTTTCAAAAGTAGAGCTACACTTGGAGCAGAGTACTTAATGGAATCTGAAAAACTCAAATCAATAACAACATCAGCAATACACAATGGTGTACCACTTTCTCTGTGGTATGTATACCCAAATATTTATTAATGAAAGAATCCTCAGTATAAATTGCCAATGGCACAGATTCAAAACCTGTCTGCTTTGTTGGTGAACTGTTTATCACATAATTGGAGGAATAAcagatcagttcagtttaaTCGCTCtattttctgcagttttttctCCGAGAGAAAACAACATAATGTAGGGGTTCCTATGAAAGTATGTCTGCCATATTTTTTCCCTGGCTGCTCTGTGGGAGCTCCCCTAACTAGCCAGAtcatcagaagaaaagaaacagacttCAATCTCTAAACCTTTATACCAGAAGGCAGAAACTCTAAATGAATAGGGACTGAGCCACAGTACACATTGTGCTATTTTATCTGCTCATGCACCTATTAATGTCTTCTTTGATGCATCAGGTTTCCCCAGTATATGAGAGAGGCAACAATAATGTTTGATGCTCACCAATATTTTGAAAGCACCAACATCCATCTTACAATTCTTCTTATAGCAGtacatgaaaagaaatgaaacctAATGGCATATCTCTGTATATCTGCTGTAACATCCCTGCCGTTCAGGAAATGGTAGTAACAAGCAAAACATTAGAAAAATTAGTAGTCACCTTGCTTTTAGCCTCACTTGTAGTTCGACTTCATGTGTCAATGGCATATGAACTTAACCCCTTTGACAATATAAATGCCAAAGGATTCAGATCTTGGTGCCATTAGTGAGCCAACATCAGCACCATCTAGTTAAGGTATTGTTGTTTACTGTTCACTATTGTTGCACTGCAGTGAGGTACGCGCCTCCCAACTCTTCCCTGTCACAGCTTggctttctttcctttcctttcataTTCACAGTGTTTGTCCTCCTCTCTTACtaattcatgttttctgtttcgtCTCTTATTCATGTCACCCCCCTCCCCGTTCTCCTTATATCTGACATTCCTTTCCATTTTTTGTTATTGGAACTTCACTTGTTTCTAGTCTGTCTGCCCCCTCTCCTGCTCATTTCTGTGCATGTCCCTCCCACGTGTTGTGGCGATACTTTCGACCTTACACCGTTAGGACTTATCAGCCTGGAATgcttttcattcacacacatggcGTGGTACAGAAGTGCCAGCTGAATAGGAGTTACAGCTGTATacattgtgcatgtgtgtctgtgataatTACCATGGCTGTCAGTAGGGTGGAACAGGAGCAGGATGATTAATGTTTTCACACACTCAGCTGTGATGTCCAAGTACCTGCGTGAAGGCTGTCATCTCACATAGCTCTTAACTGCTTAAACTGCATGCTTTCCTTTATGCACTAACTAGCTTTGCTCAAACACTAGGCAGCAGTGTAGTTTATTGGTCAGACGACTGAGTTGACTGCCCAGTCCCAGCCCCATGTTAGTAAGTTTTCACTTTTACCGACCCTGTGCTCTGACGTTATGCTCAGAGGGGAGTAAGTCGAAAAAGGGAATCAATAATGTATCACATGAGACATTATAACCCTACATGTTTCACAACGAATCCCCAAGAAAAAATTTGAGCCAGCAGGATTTAGATCAGCACCCTTATCATTACTCTAATTAGTGCCTCTGATTTGTGCCCTACAGCAGGTCTGGGATCTGGATATCCACATTACAGGCCATTATGGCTTAATTGCGGTTGTAACAAAGTGATCAAGTTCCATCACCTGTTTTTTAAGCAGCAGTTTCGAAGATAAGAGGCCATTTTCAATCTGCTGCAGCCTGAAATCCCCTCAGGATGACATATTATTGAGTTATTTGATCATCTGAGGGAGATGTATTGCAGTAGTGACCAGGGGTCGATTTGGAACCAGCCGTTCCTGTTGGTGGCTGGTTATCGACCAGAATGAACACAAAGTCCGATTTTCAGTTGGTTTTAGAGTGAAGGTTTAGATTCATGCAGAGTAAACACTTGTGGTTGGAGGCCTTAGGTACTGTCAACCAATCATGGCAGGTCATGACAGGTAGgaataaataattgaaactaGACCGAgcttagggctgggcgatacGGACAAATAATATCAtgataaaaatgttcatatcagTCGATGCTATCATGTTTAATGTCAAATCCATCTTGGTTTCAAGTTTCAAGTCTAAAAAGCTAAAAGTCTCACAAATATGAGGTTTGATAATTAAAATCAATCATGACCTATGACCCTGCTTGAACAATTCATAAGCATTAtaacgatatatatatttaacctTGTTGTATTGCTACCAAAGAAAATTATATTGTGATAAAcgtttttattgttatattgcCCAGCCCTCACGGAGCCCATTTTAAAACCCACCTTACCACAGGCAATGACCAACTGTGTCTTTGTCCCACCCGCACTCCCTCAGCGAGAGGCCGGAaatgtttcccctctctctcctgcagctttTTTCAAACCTCCTCAACCAGCAAGAGGAATGCTTCAAATTCCTGAGTCACCTAGTTCCAGTCTAGTGTCCTCATGAAGAGCAATGTTAGAAATGACAGGACTCGTCATTTTTGTTTTCGGAATTGCGGctttgtttttcagcatccttcaGCGTACAGTGTATACTAACGCTCACCAGGATGTCTGTATGATATTATtaaggaaatgttttgtttgtcttctgtgGTAGAggtctcttttgttttctcagcgTTGGCAACAGATCCTTTCTCAGTCAGCAACTAAAAGGAGTGGCCAGAAGGCAAAACTGCAGGGGGAGAAAACAGTAAGAGAGAAAagtgggtggaggagagaaggggggtgAACAAAGACAGTCTGCTAAAGTAAAATGGGGCACAGATACCCAACACAGCCAGTGTGATAAGACACAAATAGATTATAGGCTGCTACTTGGAGCTAAGAAGTCAAGATGCCAGGGATTCTTGTCACATAATTTCTATTATTACAACCCTTTTAATTCAGTTGAATACTCGTAGGGGATTTGTGCACTTGTGAACACATTGGCACAAATCTCACTTGTACAGTATAAACATACACGTGTTCTGTGTTGAGAGAGGAAGTGTCACAAGAGGGATTGGGCAGGACGGCGGGGGAGGTAGCTGGAAGTGGTTCATGAAGTAGCTCCAGTTTGAAATTTGCTCATGTGGGGTCATA
Coding sequences within it:
- the arhgap35a gene encoding rho GTPase-activating protein 35 — translated: MMMAKKQDVRAPTYNLVVVGLSGTEKEKGQCGVGKSCLCNRFVRPSADDFYLDHTSVLSTSDFGGRVVNNDHFLFWGEAGRTMEEGPESRMNVVEQTEFIDDQTFQPHRSTALQPYIKRAASNKLASAEKLMYFCTDQLGLEQDFEQKQMPEGKLMVDGFLLCVDVSRGMNRSFEDQMKFVTNLYNQLAKTKKPVVLVLTKCDEGVERYIKDSHTFALAKKNLQVVETSARSNVNVDLAFLTLIQLIDKGRGKPKIIPYFEALKQQSQQIASAKDRYEWLVNRIVKNHNETWPAVSRRMQSAPEYKDYVFLEGTAKAKKLFQQHVHRLKQDHIEKRRKAYLTTLPQALSVLLPELDEIDHLSWSGVQKVLETKRDFSQWFVVLDDTPWETTPHIDNMEDDRIPQDLLETPAAEAIYETQLEQLRNERKRAEMRWEFKEKLSMSPFITPGKPWEEARSFIMNEDFYQWLDEAEYLDIYNKHQKEIIDRAKEDFQELLLEYSELFYELEVDAKPSKEKMGAIQEVLGEEQRFKALQKLQAERDALVLKHIHFVYHPTKDTCPNSPHCVDSKIEQILASRFPTRYPSSDSSRLDGGRAERINLVILGKDGLAREMANEIRALCTSDDRYVLDGKMYELALRPIEGNVRLPVNSFHTPTFTPHGCLCLYNSKESLSYVVESIEKLRESTISRRERENSLAQLPLTLLLVTKRGVGSIGDIGGETAQTLIQQGHQVAGKLQCTYLDPASPGMGYARNVSEKQINQMLRGLLESRRNIGSYGSSPPLPPPSSAFRDSQSQPVLEADLRIVMCLMCGDTYDLDQLLAPFLLPQHCRPASTLSSGTSILLDLTIGGQRQNIELSLLSFHSSFSLRKTRLIHGYIAVYSSRRKASMETLCAFLCEVQDIIPVQLLAVGESQMELSDSESAKEQVSQGDELAHEIEARFNTVICGHGGVVGGLHKIDLFQPFLKDVVEKRTIVEATHMYDHVAEACTNESISPRCGSPSPVNILMDSEDDIDPSPPYPSLREDGSLSSHLGSFKLPDLDSSDTLSVISELSTFESKLNNKIPPQVKPKPVRKVNLSPYMDQQGGTNRRSLPQAVTWAPGSEGGYDPSDYAEPMDAVSKPRLTEEENIYSVPHDSTQGKIITIRNANKGHSNGSAGGNGSDSEADSSSLERRRKLSAIGVKPKLYRDRSKRLGKFSSFRTSFSIGSDDEMGGPPKASQDDGVAQKDNSIEEIEDPKRRNILKSLRRNTKKPRAKPRHSISKPIESNYFGMPLPTVVSPERPIPVFIEKCIRFIETTGLSTEGIYRVSGNKSEMEGMQRQFDQDHNLDLVEKDFTINTVAGAMKAFFSELPEPLVPYNMQGDLVEAFKINDREQRFQTMKDILRRFPKENYEVFKYVISHLNKVSQNNKLNLMTSENLSICFWPTLMRPDFTTMDALTATRTYQTIIESFIHQCAYFFYNQLLADGLPGSPTSTLSSGGGTSAYSCMAGGYSSQPTPSPTPYVLPATPPVIPHYGPPIHHHHHHLHHHHQHQSPPHSPPPTPQSPIPALLQPSLHPHHPPTEQHTL